A single region of the Procambarus clarkii isolate CNS0578487 chromosome 59, FALCON_Pclarkii_2.0, whole genome shotgun sequence genome encodes:
- the LOC138353708 gene encoding sericin-2-like, whose protein sequence is MLISLNGELAKHNKELVILKRPTTVTPSMVPLPNDDPRGEGNIPVILLPEKTTKAVTIPPQRRGGSTTTVSNSSSSDDSSSTTIYSSFGGGSSSNRSSSTTTNDGGSGVSGTNSSSGGGGSGSSTTNYSGCSSSSTTIYSSFGGGSSSNRSSSTTTNDGGSGVSGNHSSSSGGGSGSSTTNYNGSSGGSSSSSSGEPILDSDALQVG, encoded by the exons atgctcatttctctcaatggtgAGTTagccaagcataacaaggagctggtaatcctcaaacgtcccaCTACTGTTACCCCATcaatggtacccctcccgaatgatgatcccaggggagagg gaaatattcctgttatcctcctccccgaaaaaacaacgaaagctgtaaccatcccCCCacaaagaagaggtggcagcaccaccaccgtcagtaacagcagcagcagcgacgacagcagcagtaccaccatctacagcagcttcggtggtggtagcagcagcaaccgtagcagcagcaccaccaccaacgacggTGGCAGTGGTGTCAGCGGTACCAACAGCTCCAGTGGCGgtggcggcagcggcagcagtaccaccaactacagcggctgcagcagcagcagtaccaccatctacagcagcttcggtggtggtagcagcagcaaccgtagcagcagcaccaccaccaacgacggTGGCAGTGGTGTCAGCGGTAACCACAGCTCCAGTAGCGGGGGtggtagcggcagcagtaccaccaactacaacggctccagcggtggcagtagcagcagca gttccggtgaacctatcctggatagtgatgcgcttcaagttggctga